One genomic region from Candidatus Desulfatibia profunda encodes:
- a CDS encoding helix-hairpin-helix domain-containing protein, producing the protein MDKCMFKRHIKTIIGSIFLVLLFYITSIEAQTFKVASYNVENLFDLTRDGTEYPEYIPNTGYGWTKDIANIKYTNIARVIKDLGGDVVALQEVESKKALITLRDRLKDFGVDYRYLEIADSKATPVKCAVLSKFPIVEKEEIQVDNELARNILKITLDIDGNRFILFINHWKSKQGPESMRIGYAKALRRKIDKLKENIDFILIGDFNSNYNEYKTFRNSGRLNDTNGITGINHILGTIKDSEMVNEKILTKQAANEYLYNLWLEVSKTGRWCYNFFGEKGSPDNIIVSKGLYDDKGISYIDNSFNKFKPDYLFKRTAIYRWQMAESGRGKHLGEGYSDHLPIFAYFSTEPFSFKNNDAVANDIVPPKLEKPKSPQGLIGLNTASEKELMSINGIGPVLSARIIAGRPYRSVDDLLKVKGIGPKRLEKFRPYFVVDKK; encoded by the coding sequence ATGGATAAGTGTATGTTTAAAAGGCACATAAAAACGATAATTGGATCAATTTTCCTTGTTTTGCTGTTCTACATTACGTCAATAGAAGCCCAAACTTTTAAAGTCGCAAGCTATAACGTGGAAAACCTTTTTGATCTTACCAGGGATGGAACGGAATACCCGGAGTATATTCCGAATACCGGCTATGGCTGGACTAAGGATATTGCAAATATTAAATACACCAATATTGCCAGAGTGATAAAGGATCTGGGAGGTGATGTTGTCGCTTTGCAGGAAGTCGAGTCGAAAAAAGCCCTTATCACTTTACGTGACAGGCTGAAAGACTTCGGTGTAGATTACCGTTATCTTGAAATTGCGGACTCCAAGGCTACGCCGGTGAAGTGCGCTGTTCTATCTAAGTTTCCAATTGTTGAGAAAGAAGAAATACAGGTTGATAATGAACTTGCGAGAAATATTCTTAAAATAACTCTTGATATTGATGGTAATCGTTTCATCCTTTTTATCAATCACTGGAAATCGAAGCAAGGCCCTGAAAGCATGAGAATAGGTTACGCCAAAGCACTCAGGAGAAAGATTGACAAACTAAAAGAGAATATCGACTTTATACTGATAGGTGATTTTAATTCGAACTACAATGAATACAAAACCTTTCGAAATTCCGGCAGACTAAACGATACTAATGGTATTACAGGAATCAATCATATCTTAGGGACTATCAAAGATTCGGAAATGGTCAATGAAAAGATACTGACAAAGCAGGCAGCGAATGAATATCTGTATAATTTATGGCTTGAAGTCAGTAAAACCGGACGTTGGTGTTACAATTTTTTCGGAGAGAAGGGCAGCCCGGACAATATTATCGTATCCAAGGGACTTTATGATGATAAGGGGATTTCCTATATCGATAATTCGTTTAATAAGTTCAAACCGGACTACCTGTTTAAGAGAACGGCCATCTATCGCTGGCAAATGGCCGAAAGTGGCCGGGGTAAGCATCTGGGCGAGGGGTACTCGGATCACCTGCCGATTTTCGCGTATTTTTCCACTGAACCATTCAGTTTTAAAAACAACGATGCTGTTGCCAATGATATCGTTCCCCCAAAGTTGGAAAAACCCAAATCTCCACAAGGCTTGATTGGTCTGAATACCGCCAGCGAAAAAGAGCTTATGTCTATCAATGGAATCGGCCCTGTTCTTTCAGCGCGAATTATAGCTGGACGTCCTTATAGAAGCGTTGATGATTTGCTCAAAGTGAAGGGGATCGGCCCAAAAAGACTTGAAAAGTTTCGCCCTTATTTCGTCGTAGATAAAAAATAG